The following proteins are co-located in the Bradyrhizobium sp. AZCC 2176 genome:
- a CDS encoding septal ring lytic transglycosylase RlpA family protein, producing the protein MGIRRPKTIVLAARGTVAVATCLLLANCASSGKFASRVDPKYGVSSSPRVVGFGEPVPKGGGTYRIGKPYTVAGRVYVPEEDPNYRAEGMASWYGDDFHGRLTANGEVFDMTSLTAAHPTLPIPSYARVTNTRNGKSLIVRVNDRGPYHGNRLIDVSNKAAELLEFKANGVARVRVEYVGRAPLEGSDDRQLLATLRTGEPAPSPSTVRVASARPFVPEISSSAGRIRGEVPMPEGRPYSLGNTSADYASINATSEMSASSRSRGRAAENPRAVSYENDASYAAPSLAYLPVDPRGPSAVLSGRGLY; encoded by the coding sequence ATGGGGATTCGACGGCCAAAAACGATCGTCCTGGCGGCGCGTGGGACCGTTGCCGTGGCAACGTGCCTTCTCCTTGCCAACTGCGCCTCATCCGGCAAATTCGCCAGCCGCGTCGATCCCAAATATGGCGTCTCCTCGAGCCCCCGCGTGGTGGGGTTCGGAGAGCCTGTGCCGAAGGGTGGGGGGACCTATCGCATCGGCAAGCCCTATACCGTCGCAGGCCGGGTTTACGTGCCGGAAGAGGATCCGAACTACCGCGCCGAGGGCATGGCTTCCTGGTATGGCGACGACTTCCACGGCCGGCTGACCGCCAATGGCGAGGTTTTTGACATGACCTCGCTAACCGCTGCCCATCCGACCCTGCCGATCCCGAGCTACGCCCGCGTCACCAATACCCGGAACGGCAAGTCGCTGATCGTGCGGGTCAACGACCGCGGCCCCTACCATGGCAATCGCCTCATCGACGTCTCGAACAAGGCGGCCGAACTGCTTGAATTCAAAGCAAATGGCGTCGCTCGTGTGCGGGTTGAATATGTCGGCCGGGCGCCACTTGAAGGTTCCGACGACCGCCAGCTCCTCGCCACCCTCCGGACCGGCGAGCCCGCGCCGTCCCCGTCCACGGTCCGCGTCGCTTCGGCCCGGCCGTTCGTTCCCGAAATCTCTTCGTCCGCGGGCCGAATCCGGGGCGAGGTTCCGATGCCGGAGGGGCGGCCCTATAGCCTCGGCAATACCTCGGCCGACTACGCCTCGATCAACGCGACCTCGGAAATGTCAGCCTCCAGCCGATCGCGCGGTCGCGCCGCGGAAAACCCGCGCGCCGTATCCTACGAGAATGATGCGAGCTATGCGGCTCCCAGCCTGGCCTACCTGCCGGTCGATCCGCGGGGGCCAAGCGCGGTGCTTAGCGGCCGCGGGCTGTACTAA
- a CDS encoding alpha/beta fold hydrolase — translation MPSSRTISANGLEFFVVEQGQGPLVLLCHGWPELSYSWRHQIGAIAEAGFHVVAPDMRGFGRSSAPADVGAYTIFHTVGDMVALVAALGEKQAVIVGHDWGAPVAWHAAMFRPDIFAKVAGLSVPPPSRGRGLPLETLRNNGITNFYWQYFQPPGVAEAEFERDVAATMRIVLAGRGFSDPAAHQYVQEGKGFLAGADPNRPLPNWLTEADLAYFAEIYRQSGFRGGLNWYRNIDRNWELTAPWQGAQIHQPSLFIAGSKDGVITGLIGAKLVNEMERVLPNLRQKLILDGAGHWIQQERPDEVNAALVAFLKG, via the coding sequence ATGCCATCCTCACGCACCATTTCCGCCAACGGGCTGGAGTTCTTTGTTGTTGAACAGGGCCAGGGTCCGCTGGTGCTGCTCTGCCATGGCTGGCCCGAACTGTCCTACTCCTGGCGGCACCAGATCGGAGCCATCGCGGAAGCCGGTTTCCATGTCGTCGCCCCCGATATGCGCGGGTTCGGCCGGAGCAGCGCGCCAGCCGATGTCGGCGCCTACACCATCTTCCACACTGTTGGCGACATGGTCGCGCTGGTGGCGGCGCTTGGCGAAAAGCAAGCGGTCATTGTCGGCCATGATTGGGGTGCGCCGGTCGCCTGGCACGCCGCCATGTTCCGCCCCGATATCTTCGCCAAGGTTGCCGGCCTGAGCGTGCCGCCCCCTTCCCGCGGACGCGGTCTTCCGCTCGAAACCTTGCGGAACAACGGCATCACCAATTTCTACTGGCAGTATTTTCAGCCACCTGGCGTGGCCGAGGCCGAGTTCGAGCGCGACGTGGCTGCAACGATGCGAATCGTGCTGGCCGGGCGCGGCTTCTCCGATCCGGCGGCCCATCAATATGTTCAGGAGGGAAAGGGATTCCTCGCCGGCGCCGATCCGAATCGGCCGTTGCCGAACTGGCTGACCGAGGCCGACCTCGCCTATTTCGCGGAGATCTACCGACAGTCAGGCTTCCGCGGCGGACTCAACTGGTATCGCAACATTGACCGCAATTGGGAGCTGACCGCCCCGTGGCAGGGCGCGCAAATCCACCAGCCGTCCCTGTTCATCGCGGGATCGAAGGATGGCGTCATTACCGGGTTGATCGGCGCCAAGCTGGTCAACGAGATGGAGCGCGTGCTGCCGAATTTGCGGCAGAAGCTCATTCTGGATGGGGCCGGTCACTGGATTCAGCAGGAGCGGCCCGATGAGGTCAACGCCGCCCTGGTCGCGTTCCTGAAGGGTTAG
- a CDS encoding D-alanyl-D-alanine carboxypeptidase family protein, whose product MAAETSVSRKPDAAAIIPWRSLMAAVLALAVGWSGIVYAANNSVQGAPKKEDGGFDGDAPTAILIEASSGSVLFEKNADELRAPSSMMKLMTVEVVFNAIREGKIKPTDEYRISENAWRRGGAPAGGSTMFAILNSKVSVDDLLKGAIIQSGNDSCIALAEGMAGNERIFAADFMTKRARELGLTKSTFGNSNGLPDPANRMTVRELAKLARHLILTYPDMYKLFGEREFTWNKIRQQNRNPLLNSLNGADGLKTGYTKEGGYGMVGSAVQNDTRLIVVINGLEDPDDRASEAKKMLEWGFRNFETRTLFAANQPVGYAKVFGGESRSVKLASPEPIKVMVPKNGSEKLIARIVYSGPVRAPVQAGQPVGVVKVWRGANIAVEAPIFAAESIGTGSTMRRAIDGASELVIGMFRASAEKL is encoded by the coding sequence ATGGCAGCAGAGACCTCCGTTTCCCGCAAACCCGACGCCGCGGCCATTATCCCGTGGCGCAGCCTGATGGCCGCTGTCCTCGCGCTCGCGGTCGGCTGGAGCGGGATTGTTTACGCCGCCAACAACAGCGTGCAGGGCGCGCCGAAGAAGGAAGATGGCGGCTTTGACGGCGACGCGCCGACCGCGATCCTCATCGAGGCTTCCAGCGGCAGCGTGCTGTTCGAAAAGAACGCCGACGAATTGCGGGCACCGTCCAGCATGATGAAGCTGATGACGGTCGAAGTGGTCTTCAACGCCATCAGGGAAGGCAAGATCAAGCCGACGGACGAATACCGGATCAGCGAGAACGCCTGGCGCAGGGGCGGTGCGCCGGCCGGCGGCTCGACCATGTTTGCCATCCTCAACAGCAAGGTGTCGGTGGACGACCTGTTGAAGGGCGCGATCATCCAGAGCGGCAATGATTCCTGCATTGCCCTTGCCGAAGGCATGGCCGGCAATGAGCGGATCTTTGCCGCCGACTTCATGACCAAGCGGGCCCGCGAGCTCGGCCTGACGAAATCCACATTCGGCAATTCCAACGGCTTGCCCGATCCCGCCAACAGGATGACGGTTCGGGAACTGGCAAAGCTCGCCCGTCACCTGATCCTGACCTATCCCGACATGTACAAATTGTTCGGCGAGCGGGAGTTCACCTGGAACAAGATCCGGCAACAGAACCGCAATCCGCTGCTGAACTCGCTCAATGGCGCCGACGGGTTGAAGACCGGTTACACCAAAGAGGGTGGCTACGGCATGGTTGGCTCCGCCGTGCAGAACGACACGCGGCTGATCGTCGTGATCAACGGGCTCGAGGATCCCGACGATCGCGCCTCCGAGGCCAAGAAGATGCTGGAATGGGGTTTTCGCAATTTCGAGACCCGCACGCTGTTCGCGGCCAACCAGCCCGTCGGCTACGCCAAGGTGTTTGGCGGCGAAAGCCGTTCGGTGAAGCTTGCAAGCCCCGAGCCGATCAAGGTGATGGTGCCGAAGAACGGCAGCGAGAAACTGATCGCGCGCATCGTCTACAGCGGTCCGGTGCGGGCACCGGTGCAGGCCGGCCAGCCGGTCGGTGTCGTCAAGGTTTGGCGCGGTGCCAATATCGCCGTGGAGGCGCCGATCTTTGCCGCGGAATCGATCGGCACCGGCTCGACCATGCGCCGCGCGATCGACGGCGCCAGCGAGCTCGTCATCGGCATGTTCCGCGCGAGCGCAGAGAAGCTCTGA
- the tmk gene encoding dTMP kinase, translating into MNQATLQRPSGRGKFITFEGGEGSGKSTQIKKLAERLAAAKLRAIVTREPGGSPGAEIMRHLVLSGIGKLLGPDAETLLFAAARDDHVRTVIQPALGQGTWVLCDRFADSTRAYQGSLGRVSPIVLNAMQRVTIGDLKPDLTIILDIPVEVGLQRAAARRGSGVPDRFEAEDLQFHQDLRDAYRKIAAEDPQRCVLIDANADADTVAARVWTALRDHVLAVPSPAGTA; encoded by the coding sequence ATGAACCAGGCAACGCTGCAGCGGCCCTCCGGACGCGGGAAGTTCATCACGTTTGAAGGCGGCGAGGGCTCCGGAAAGTCCACGCAGATCAAGAAGCTCGCCGAGCGTCTTGCGGCCGCAAAGCTGCGCGCCATTGTTACCCGCGAGCCGGGTGGCTCGCCGGGCGCGGAAATCATGCGGCATCTCGTGCTGTCGGGAATCGGCAAGCTGCTCGGACCGGATGCCGAGACGTTATTGTTCGCGGCCGCCCGCGACGATCATGTTCGTACCGTCATCCAGCCTGCGCTCGGCCAGGGAACATGGGTGCTGTGCGACCGCTTCGCGGATTCGACCCGCGCTTATCAGGGCAGTCTGGGGCGGGTCTCGCCGATCGTGCTCAACGCCATGCAGCGCGTCACCATCGGCGATCTCAAGCCGGACCTGACCATCATTCTGGATATTCCCGTGGAAGTCGGCTTGCAGCGGGCCGCGGCGCGCCGCGGCAGCGGCGTGCCGGATCGGTTCGAGGCGGAAGATCTGCAGTTTCACCAGGATCTGCGCGACGCCTACCGGAAGATCGCCGCCGAAGATCCGCAGCGCTGCGTGCTGATCGATGCCAATGCCGATGCCGACACGGTCGCGGCCCGCGTCTGGACTGCACTGCGCGATCACGTGTTGGCAGTCCCGAGCCCGGCGGGTACGGCATGA